One genomic segment of Arachis duranensis cultivar V14167 chromosome 4, aradu.V14167.gnm2.J7QH, whole genome shotgun sequence includes these proteins:
- the LOC107482544 gene encoding uncharacterized protein LOC107482544, with product MGEGGESGESRGEGPRTAHGENEHFKENKGESMGRVAPGAIEDSRKGSHSGIQRISFRNKVIGSSQAAGQRRVDGLEWDALAMVTENYMALVHKMKGIWRLKGSYEVLDVGFGYFLVKFDHNEDREKVLLGGPWLILGHYIAVKPWSSDFRPCEDSFRDTMVWVRIAGLSIWYYHERAMMRIASAIGKPIKIDLATKSVERGKFACACVQVNLGLPVVRKIIVDGYEYDVEYECLQLLFTDYVEKDEVTLHGKEAKNGHVMEEEGWTKVIAKGKEKLVFSKVAQNGSLEKKHLVSTKKIGLSSGNGPVIKKGEKALMGHGASIRSSKFRKHHAPTLGKGKNQGANLIPAVATFNPIIKNGHKRLRSASLQSSPVPLSNDGGVVRVLDAVDQCISLEIHMGAFSSFCSVVYANPHVHRRMRLWNDLIRVSNMIQGPWIVLGDFNDILMQNEVAKKLDRAVINQEWRLLFPEAYNEVLARLHSDYCPLLIRCKKEGTAKKGNRPFRFQAAWLTHPLFRDVVHTAWSKGAPDVIKSLLEVQKDALNFNKEIFGNLFVKKKELKRQLNDIQVSLKRWKNPEQRIKEQGLHEELNSILLQEELMWYQKSREKWIRCGDRNTKFFHLQTIIRRKRNKIHGLFLEDGTWSSEATVLDSETNSFFQKLFSTREAVNLDAMGKFPCPSLSREACQKLVEPVALEEVKRAVFGMNSFKAPGPDGFQALFYKEFWESLSSDVWGLVKKAFAGETISTAVFDTFIVLIPKVEAPSYLKDFRPISLCNVIYKIITKVLVNRFRPFLSEIIGPLQGGFIPGIGTMENIIIAQEIMHFMRKTKSKKGSMAFKIDLEKAYDRVDWRFLETSLIKFGFSVATINLIMACVTSFSLSILWNGNRLQNFKPMRGLRQGDPMSPYLFVLCMENLSCLISHKVSQGFWIPVSVSRHGPKISHLMFADDLLLFCKATKTQVTKVMKTLDIFTQASGLKVNIHKSKAQCSKNVSTRRKEVLSGISSIRFCQDLGRYLGVNIGHDRASRKMAQEVIDKIQRKLAS from the exons atggGTGAGGGAGGAGAGTCCGGTGAGAGCAGGGGAGAAGGTCCGAGGACAGCACACGGTGAGAATGAACATTTCAAGGAAAATAAGGGGGAGAGCATGGGGAGGGTTGCGCCAGGTGCTATAGAGGATTCGCGTAAGGGTAGTCATAGTGGGATTCAGAGGATATCTTTTCGCAATAAGGTTATTGGTTCTTCACAAGCAGCGGGACAACGCAGAGTAGATGGGTTAGAATGGGACGCCTTAGCAATGGTAACGGAGAA TTATATGGCCTTGGTTCATAAAATGAAGGGGATATGGAGACTCAAGGGTAGCTACGAGGTTCTCGACGTGGGTTTTGGTTATTTCCTAGTCAAGTTTGATCACAACGAGGACAGAGAGAAGGTCCTGTTAGGAGGTCCATGGTTGATATTAGGCCACTACATCGCGGTTAAGCCGTGGTCGTCAGATTTTAGACCATGCGAAGACTCTTTTAGGGATACGATGGTCTGGGTAAGAATTGCTGGATTAAGCATATGGTACTATCATGAGAGAGCTATGATGCGAATTGCTTCTGCTATTGGTAAACCCATAAAGATTGATTTAGCGACTAAATCGGTAGAAAGAGGCAAATTTGCTTGTGCCTGCGTTCAAGTGAATCTTGGATTACCGGTTGTTCGGAAGATTATTGTTGATGGCTATGAATATGATGTGGAGTACGAATGCCTGCAGTTGTTAT TTACGGATTATGTGGAGAAAGATGAGGTTACATTGCATGGCAAGGAGGCTAAAAATGGGCACGTGATGGAGGAGGAAGGGTGGACTAAAGTGATAGctaagggaaaagaaaaattggtcTTTTCAAAAGTAGCCCAAAATGGTTCATTGGAAAAGAAGCACTTGGTTTCTACAAAGAAGATTGGGTTAAGTTCAGGTAACGGCCCAGTCataaagaaaggagagaagGCTTTGATGGGCCATGGGGCAAGTATTAGGTCTTCCAAGTTCAGGAAGCACCATGCTCCAACGCTTGGCAAAGGAAAAAATCAGGGTGCCAATCTCATACCCGCTGTAGCGACCTTCAATCCTATAATCAAGAACGGCCATAAGAGGCTGAGATCGGCATCTCTCCAAAGCTCGCCGGTGCCGCTGAGCAATGATGGCGGAGTGG TGAGAGTTTTAGATGCAGTTGATCAGTGTATTAGCCTTGAGATTCATATGGGTGCTTTTTCTAGTTTTTGTAGTGTTGTGTATGCTAATCCTCATGTTCATCGGCGTATGAGATTGTGGAATGATTTGATCAGGGTTTCTAATATGATTCAAGGCCCTTGGATTGTGCTAGGTGATTTTAATGATATTCTGATGCAGAACGAG GTAGCAAAAAAATTGGATAGAGCGGTGATCAATCAAGAGTGGCGCCTTTTATTCCCGGAGGCATATAATGAGGTGTTAGCGCGTCTTCATTCTGATTATTGCCCCTTGCTCATTAGATGCAAGAAGGAGGGGACCGCTAAGAAAGGTAACCGTCCTTTTCGATTCCAGGCTGCTTGGTTAACCCACCCCCTCTTTCGGGATGTTGTTCATACAGCTTGGAGTAAAGGAGCCCCAGATGTTATTAAGAGTTTGCTTGAAGTCCAAAAGGATGCGCTTAATTTCAATAAAGAGATTTTTGGAAATTTGTTTGTTAAAAAGAAGGAGCTTAAAAGACAACTAAATGATATTCAAGTGTCTCTGAAAAGATGGAAAAATCCGGAGCAGCGGATTAAAGAGCAAGGTTTGCATGAGGAGCTGAACTCTATCCTCCTCCAAGAAGAGCTAATGTGGTACCAAAAATCTAGAGAAAAATGGATTAGATGTGGAGACcgaaatactaaattttttcaTCTTCAAACGATAATCAGGCGAAAAAGGAACAAGATTCATGGATTGTTTCTTGAAGATGGCACTTGGTCTTCTGAGGCGACGGTTTTGGATTCGGAAACAAACTCTttctttcaaaaacttttcTCTACAAGGGAGGCAGTTAATTTGGATGCCATGGGGAAATTCCCTTGTCCTTCTCTTAGTAGAGAGGCCTGCCAAAAGCTTGTTGAACCAGTAGCTCTCGAAGAGGTGAAAAGAGCTGTGTTCGGCATGAATTCTTTCAAGGCTCCGGGTCCAGATGGATTTCAAGCTCTCTTTTATAAAGAATTTTGGGAATCTCTTAGCAGTGATGTGTGGGGCTTAGTGAAGAAAGCCTTTGCAGGTGAGACCATCAGTACGGCAGTGTTTGACACATTCATTGTTCTGATCCCCAAAGTTGAAGCTCCGTCTTACCTGAAAGATTTTCGTCCTATTAGTTTATGTAATGTGatttacaaaattattacaaaagtCCTTGTTAATAGGTTTCGTCCTTTCCTTTCTGAGATCATTGGACCGCTTCAGGGTGGTTTTATTCCAGGGATAGGAACAATGGAGAATATAATAATTGCGCAAGAAATAATGCATTTCATGAGGAAAACCAAGTCGAAGAAGGGTTCTATGGCATTTAAGATTGATCTTGAAAAAGCCTATGACAGAGTAGATTGGAGATTCCTTGAAACTTCCTTGATCAAATTTGGTTTTTCTGTGGCTACTATTAATCTTATCATGGCTTGTGTGACTTCGTTCTCTTTGTCTATTCTGTGGAATGGTAATAGGCTTCAAAACTTTAAACCCATGAGGGGGCTGAGACAAGGGGATCCCATGTCCCCTTACCTTTTTGTGCTCTGTATGGAGAATCTTTCTTGTCTTATATCGCATAAAGTCTCTCAAGGATTCTGGATCCCCGTATCTGTTTCTAGACATGGCCCAAAAATCTCTCACTTGATGTTTGCTGATGATCTCTTACTATTCTGTAAAGCAACAAAAACTCAGGTGACAAAGGTTATGAAGACACTGGATATATTTACTCAAGCGTCGGGACTGAAGGTGAATATCCATAAATCTAAGGCTCAATGTTCCAAGAATGTTTCAACGAGAAGAAAAGAGGTGCTTTCAGGGATCTCTAGTATCCGATTTTGTCAAGATCTGGGAAGATATTTGGGAGTTAATATTGGTCATGATAGGGCTTCTAGGAAGATGGCGCAGGAGGTCATTGACAAGATACAGAGAAAACTTGCTAGTTGA
- the LOC107482595 gene encoding transcription factor MUTE, with product MSHIAVERNRRKQMNEHLKVLRSLTPSFYIKRGDQASIIGGVIEFIKELHQVLQALESQKRRKSLSPSPGPSPKALQPAFQQNDSPTGMGGGSFKELGASCNSSVADVEVKISGSNVILRVISHRIPGQVAKIIAVLEALSFEVLHLNISSMEDTVLYHFVVKIGLECELSLEELAMEVQQSFCTEAIITVL from the exons ATGTCTCACATAGCTGTTGAGAGGAACAGGAGAAAGCAGATGAATGAACATCTCAAAGTTTTGAGATCCTTAACTCCATCTTTCTATATTAAAAGG GGAGATCAAGCGTCCATAATAGGGGGAGTTATAGAGTTCATCAAGGAGCTACACCAAGTGCTTCAAGCTTTGGAGTCCCAGAAAAGGAGAAAGAGCCTAAGCCCTAGCCCAGGCCCGAGCCCAAAAGCGCTGCAGCCGGCGTTTCAGCAGAACGATAGCCCCACCGGAATGGGTGGTGGTTCCTTTAAGGAACTAGGAGCAAGTTGCAACTCTTCAGTTGCGGATGTGGAAGTTAAAATCTCAGGTTCTAATGTGATCCTGAGAGTAATTTCCCACAGGATTCCGGGTCAAGTTGCAAAGATCATTGCTGTTTTGGAAGcactttcctttgaagttctTCATCTCAACATCAGTAGCATGGAGGATACAGTTCTCTATCATTTTGTTGTTAAG ATAGGGCTGGAATGTGAACTGAGTCTGGAGGAACTAGCAATGGAAGTACAACAAAGCTTCTGCACAGAGGCTATTATCACCGTGCTCTGA
- the LOC107482543 gene encoding suppressor of mec-8 and unc-52 protein homolog 2, whose amino-acid sequence MTYEAIVQRETYASQLHREEKPETPKYRDRAKERREDQNPDYEPTELAFHAVAPPGTVDLWSADAHKLSIEKSKYPGGDVEHTHLVKGLDYALLNKVRSEIDKKPDAVDDVEGKPRASKEDQQVRTSTAKSVYQWIVKPQTIIKTNEMFLPGRMTFIFNMESGYAHDIPTTLHHSKADCPVPEEMVTVSVDGSVLDRIAKIMSCLRLGSSGKVLKKKKKEKDANCKRKEFGCW is encoded by the exons ATGACTTATGAGGCTATTGTACAAAGAGAAACCTATGCGTCGCAA TTGCACAGGGAAGAGAAACCAGAAACACCAAAATATAGAGATCGTGCTAAAGAGCGTAGAGAAGATCAAAATCCTGATTATGAGCCTACAGAGCTGGCATTTCACGCTGTTGCTCCTCCTGGTACTGTAGATTTATG GTCAGCTGATGCACACAAATTATCCATTGAAAAGAGCAAGTACCCTGGAG GTGATGTGGAGCACACACATTTGGTCAAAGGTTTGGATTATGCATTGCTGAACAAAGTTAGAAGCGAGATTGACAAGAAGCCAGATGCTGTGGATGATGTTGAGGGGAAACCTAG AGCATCTAAGGAAGACCAACAAGTTCGCACATCAACTGCAAAG TCAGTTTATCAGTGGATAGTGAAGCCTCAGACCATCATAAAGACAAATGAAATGTTCCTTCCAGGTCGAATGacatttatttttaacatg GAGAGTGGATATGCTCATGATATTCCAACGACCTTGCACCATAGTAAGGCTGATTGTCCAGTACCGGAG GAAATGGTTACAGTTAGCGTTGATGGATCTGTTCTAGATCGGATTGCTAAAATAATGTCATGTCTTCGTCTTGGCTCTTCTGGGAAggttttgaagaagaaaaagaaggaaaaagatgCAAATTGCAAAAG GAAAGAATTTGGCTGTTGGTAA
- the LOC107482652 gene encoding uncharacterized protein LOC107482652 isoform X1 — MKCVCLHHPEFIQLLVSLILSNFLYQASPKLAGTVNWGTTTVIGIFAGMLYGGSKEAAASVSKDAEVTLKLGSTEDKREQYRLMRDAMEKRFIRVTRGSIVGGVRLGMFTAAFYGLQNLLAEQRGVHDVFNVVGAGSATASAFGLILPGSLRWRARNMLLGSVLGAAFCFPLGWLHLKLIEKANEGNQAANENLDKRDIKSGVSAAIERLESNLHK; from the exons ATGAAATGTGTTTGCCTTCACCATCCTGAGTTCATTCAATTATtagtttcattgatattatcTAATTTCCTTTACCAGGCCTCCCCAAAGTTAGCGGGAACTGTTAACTGGGGTACAACAACTGTTATTGGAATATTTGCTGGCATGTTATACGGCGGTAGCAAGGAGGCAGCTGCTTCTGTT AGCAAGGACGCAGAAGTGACATTGAAGCTTGGAAGTACAGAAGACAAACGTGAGCAATATCGTTTGATGAGAGATGCTATGGAGAAACGATTCATTAGGGTTACACGGGGCTCAATAGTTGGAGGAGTACGTCTTGGAATGTTCACTGCTGCATTTTATGGCTTACAAAATCTACTTGCAGAGCAGCGAGGTGTGCATGATGTTTTTAATGTTGTTGGTGCTGGTTCAGCTACTGCTTCAGCTTTTGGTTTAATAT TGCCAGGATCACTACGTTGGCGAGCTAGGAACATGTTGCTAGGATCAGTTTTGGGAGCAGCATTTTGCTTTCCTCTTG GTTGGCTCCATTTGAAGCTGATAGAAAAAGCTAATGAAGGGAATCAAGCTGCAAATGAAAACTTAGATAAGAGAGACATAAAAAGTGGTGTTAGTGCTGCAATCGAAAGGCTTGAAAGCAATTTACACAAATGA
- the LOC107482652 gene encoding uncharacterized protein LOC107482652 isoform X3 → MAFTAMEATDDAESPAPISKDAEVTLKLGSTEDKREQYRLMRDAMEKRFIRVTRGSIVGGVRLGMFTAAFYGLQNLLAEQRGVHDVFNVVGAGSATASAFGLILPGSLRWRARNMLLGSVLGAAFCFPLGWLHLKLIEKANEGNQAANENLDKRDIKSGVSAAIERLESNLHK, encoded by the exons ATGGCGTTTACCGCCATGGAAGCCACCGACGACGCAGAATCCCCCGCACCGATT AGCAAGGACGCAGAAGTGACATTGAAGCTTGGAAGTACAGAAGACAAACGTGAGCAATATCGTTTGATGAGAGATGCTATGGAGAAACGATTCATTAGGGTTACACGGGGCTCAATAGTTGGAGGAGTACGTCTTGGAATGTTCACTGCTGCATTTTATGGCTTACAAAATCTACTTGCAGAGCAGCGAGGTGTGCATGATGTTTTTAATGTTGTTGGTGCTGGTTCAGCTACTGCTTCAGCTTTTGGTTTAATAT TGCCAGGATCACTACGTTGGCGAGCTAGGAACATGTTGCTAGGATCAGTTTTGGGAGCAGCATTTTGCTTTCCTCTTG GTTGGCTCCATTTGAAGCTGATAGAAAAAGCTAATGAAGGGAATCAAGCTGCAAATGAAAACTTAGATAAGAGAGACATAAAAAGTGGTGTTAGTGCTGCAATCGAAAGGCTTGAAAGCAATTTACACAAATGA
- the LOC107482652 gene encoding uncharacterized protein LOC107482652 isoform X2 encodes MAFTAMEATDDAESPAPIASPKLAGTVNWGTTTVIGIFAGMLYGGSKEAAASVSKDAEVTLKLGSTEDKREQYRLMRDAMEKRFIRVTRGSIVGGVRLGMFTAAFYGLQNLLAEQRGVHDVFNVVGAGSATASAFGLILPGSLRWRARNMLLGSVLGAAFCFPLGWLHLKLIEKANEGNQAANENLDKRDIKSGVSAAIERLESNLHK; translated from the exons ATGGCGTTTACCGCCATGGAAGCCACCGACGACGCAGAATCCCCCGCACCGATT GCCTCCCCAAAGTTAGCGGGAACTGTTAACTGGGGTACAACAACTGTTATTGGAATATTTGCTGGCATGTTATACGGCGGTAGCAAGGAGGCAGCTGCTTCTGTT AGCAAGGACGCAGAAGTGACATTGAAGCTTGGAAGTACAGAAGACAAACGTGAGCAATATCGTTTGATGAGAGATGCTATGGAGAAACGATTCATTAGGGTTACACGGGGCTCAATAGTTGGAGGAGTACGTCTTGGAATGTTCACTGCTGCATTTTATGGCTTACAAAATCTACTTGCAGAGCAGCGAGGTGTGCATGATGTTTTTAATGTTGTTGGTGCTGGTTCAGCTACTGCTTCAGCTTTTGGTTTAATAT TGCCAGGATCACTACGTTGGCGAGCTAGGAACATGTTGCTAGGATCAGTTTTGGGAGCAGCATTTTGCTTTCCTCTTG GTTGGCTCCATTTGAAGCTGATAGAAAAAGCTAATGAAGGGAATCAAGCTGCAAATGAAAACTTAGATAAGAGAGACATAAAAAGTGGTGTTAGTGCTGCAATCGAAAGGCTTGAAAGCAATTTACACAAATGA